A stretch of Deltaproteobacteria bacterium DNA encodes these proteins:
- a CDS encoding response regulator transcription factor, whose amino-acid sequence MDQKVLVIEDEEKISGIVKAYLEREGFTVTLADNGEKALQLVKRAYDLIILDLMLPDMEGETLCARIREYSDVPIIMLTAKSSEDERVRGLGLGADDYVIKPFSPRELVARVKAHLRRSQKKENRVLSFNRGLLKIDTLAMEVRKGDRSIPFTATEFKILLYLAQKDQVVINRTQIVNKVLGYAFEGYDRVIDAHIKNIRHKIEENPQSPFFIKTVYGAGYKFIGRPDDQGA is encoded by the coding sequence ATGGATCAAAAAGTCCTGGTCATTGAAGATGAGGAAAAAATTTCCGGGATCGTCAAAGCCTATCTGGAACGGGAAGGTTTTACTGTGACCCTGGCCGATAACGGGGAGAAGGCCCTTCAACTGGTCAAAAGGGCCTATGACCTGATCATTCTGGATTTAATGCTTCCGGATATGGAAGGGGAAACCTTGTGTGCCCGGATAAGGGAATATTCCGATGTGCCGATCATCATGCTCACGGCTAAAAGCTCGGAAGATGAACGGGTGAGGGGTCTGGGTCTGGGGGCCGACGATTATGTGATTAAACCCTTCAGCCCGAGGGAACTGGTGGCCCGGGTGAAGGCCCATTTGAGGCGGTCCCAGAAAAAAGAAAACCGGGTTTTGTCTTTTAATCGGGGTCTTCTCAAAATAGATACTCTGGCTATGGAAGTTCGAAAAGGAGACCGGTCCATACCCTTTACGGCCACCGAATTTAAAATCCTGCTTTATCTGGCCCAAAAAGACCAGGTGGTGATCAACAGGACTCAGATCGTAAACAAGGTCCTGGGATATGCGTTCGAGGGATACGATAGGGTCATTGACGCCCACATAAAAAATATCAGGCATAAAATCGAGGAAAATCCCCAGAGCCCTTTCTTTATCAAGACCGTTTACGGGGCCGGATATAAATTTATCGGCCGGCCGGATGATCAAGGGGCCTGA
- a CDS encoding HAMP domain-containing histidine kinase — MKNKLFRAFLVVILTALLSSFVFQWLIIKDFDNYAAGVKEEEFRWIRASLESSFLDGQWDKRALSESIHWAMMLGLDMKVLNVQGQKMLTSQEALDALSESMKHQMADLFLLPLTGGPYDQYPLYSHRQRIGTLLFRPLLKKELKEKETIFKNRANNFLYVSLLITGLGALLLALIFSRYLSRPLTNLNKAAQKIAAGEFDVRIPLKAAVRPQKVMRKKNEKSPEPDEIARLSKTFNFMAASLQKEEELRKHLLSNIHHELRTPLTIMKTHIEAMMDGVLTDQEKGLEVIRSETEKLIRLVKGIEDITLAEASFFKKVKGTEINLKEFISGLINGLVAMAQGRGLSIGVVNDADLIVNTDVEKLEIVLQNILSNALKFTERGGIGIDFGKKGKSFFIAIKDSGKGIPPDKMLLIFNRFYQIQPSDPLGLGMGLAIAKELVNALGGTIEVESREGQGTTFTIILPATME, encoded by the coding sequence ATGAAAAACAAACTCTTCAGGGCCTTTCTGGTCGTCATTCTGACCGCCCTGTTATCCAGCTTTGTTTTTCAATGGCTTATTATTAAAGACTTTGACAATTATGCCGCCGGAGTAAAAGAAGAGGAGTTTCGCTGGATCCGAGCTTCCCTGGAGAGCAGTTTTCTGGACGGTCAATGGGACAAACGGGCCTTATCGGAATCCATTCATTGGGCCATGATGTTGGGACTGGATATGAAGGTCCTTAATGTTCAAGGTCAGAAAATGTTGACCTCCCAGGAAGCCCTGGATGCCCTCTCGGAAAGCATGAAGCACCAAATGGCCGACCTCTTCCTTCTTCCTCTCACCGGCGGGCCATACGATCAATATCCACTCTATTCGCATCGCCAAAGGATCGGGACTCTTTTATTCCGCCCCCTTCTCAAGAAAGAATTAAAAGAAAAGGAGACCATATTTAAAAACCGGGCCAATAATTTTCTGTATGTGTCTTTGTTGATCACCGGTTTAGGGGCTTTGCTTCTGGCCCTGATCTTCAGCCGGTATCTCTCCAGGCCTTTGACCAACTTAAATAAGGCGGCCCAAAAAATTGCTGCCGGAGAGTTTGATGTTCGCATTCCTTTAAAAGCCGCTGTAAGACCTCAAAAAGTTATGCGAAAAAAAAATGAAAAAAGCCCGGAACCTGATGAGATAGCCAGGCTTTCAAAAACCTTTAATTTCATGGCCGCTTCCCTGCAAAAGGAAGAGGAACTGAGGAAGCACCTTTTATCCAATATCCATCATGAATTGAGGACCCCGTTGACGATCATGAAAACCCATATTGAGGCCATGATGGACGGGGTTTTAACCGATCAGGAAAAGGGATTGGAGGTCATCAGAAGCGAGACGGAAAAATTAATCAGACTGGTTAAAGGGATTGAGGATATTACCCTGGCCGAAGCGAGTTTTTTCAAAAAGGTCAAAGGAACGGAAATTAATCTTAAAGAGTTTATTTCCGGGCTGATAAACGGGCTGGTGGCCATGGCTCAGGGAAGGGGACTCTCCATAGGAGTGGTTAATGATGCGGACCTGATTGTCAATACCGATGTGGAGAAGCTGGAAATCGTTTTACAGAATATCCTCTCTAACGCCCTGAAGTTTACCGAGCGAGGGGGGATCGGGATAGATTTCGGAAAGAAAGGGAAATCCTTTTTTATTGCAATCAAAGATTCGGGCAAAGGGATCCCTCCGGATAAAATGCTATTGATCTTTAACCGCTTTTATCAAATACAGCCCTCCGACCCTTTGGGGTTGGGAATGGGGTTGGCCATCGCAAAAGAATTGGTCAACGCCCTGGGGGGAACCATCGAAGTGGAAAGCCGGGAAGGCCAAGGAACAACCTTCACAATAATTCTTCCGGCCACCATGGAATGA
- a CDS encoding heavy metal translocating P-type ATPase, whose amino-acid sequence MTVIDPVCGMSIEEKEAAATTVYGGRTYFFCSPSCRTDFDKDPESFLGVKAAPVSEPPHHTGGRLYTCPMHPEVVRDGPGTCPICGMALEPRTAFTEEENPELIDMTRRFRVSLVLTIPLFVLTMSHYFTDVLMRAIPPVASAWIELALTTPVVLWGGWPFFVRGWQSIVNRSPNMFTLIGLGTGVAYGYSVIAVLFPGVFPSSFRGEGGRVGLYFEAAAVIETLVLLGQVLELRARSRTGAAIKVLLGLAPKTARRIEEGKEEDIPLDRVAVGDLLRVRPGEKIPVDGIVVEGFSAVDESMVTGEPVPVRKEKGDRVIGATVNVTGGFIMQAEKVGAETLLSRIVQMVAEAQRSRAPIQKMADAVAGYFVQAVVGIAFLTFVIWAWIGPEPRMALALINAVAVLIIACPCALGLATPMSIMVAMGKGAMTGVLFKNAEAIEVMKKVDTLVVDKTGTLTIGKPKLVEVAAARGFEEKEILRLAASLERGSEHPLGAAIVSGAGERGVSPGTVETFQSVTGKGVIGRVDGKEVRLGNRLFLDELGIESQALSDQAEDMRGQGETVMFIAIDGRIAGLLGVADPIKETTPEAIRLLQGDGLRIVMVTGDSRTTAEAVSKKLGLDEVVAEVLPDQKAVIVKQLQARGRIVAMAGDGINDAPALAQAHVGVAMGTGTDVAIESAGVTLVKGDLRGIARARALSRATMRNIKENLFFALIYNALGVPIAAGILYPFTGIPLRPVFAAAAMSFSSVSVVGNALRLKRTKL is encoded by the coding sequence ATGACCGTAATCGATCCGGTCTGCGGCATGAGCATCGAGGAGAAGGAGGCCGCTGCCACAACCGTTTATGGCGGCAGGACATATTTCTTTTGCTCCCCCTCGTGCCGGACGGACTTCGACAAGGACCCTGAATCTTTTCTTGGTGTCAAAGCAGCACCCGTTTCTGAGCCCCCGCACCATACCGGTGGCCGGCTTTACACCTGCCCCATGCACCCGGAAGTCGTCCGGGATGGGCCGGGCACCTGCCCCATTTGCGGCATGGCCCTGGAGCCGCGAACGGCCTTTACCGAAGAAGAAAACCCTGAATTGATCGACATGACCCGCCGCTTCCGGGTCAGCCTGGTCCTTACTATCCCATTGTTCGTCCTGACCATGTCCCACTACTTTACCGATGTCCTGATGAGGGCCATCCCTCCGGTGGCTTCAGCCTGGATCGAACTGGCCCTGACCACCCCGGTGGTGCTTTGGGGTGGCTGGCCTTTCTTTGTCCGGGGCTGGCAGTCCATAGTTAATCGCAGCCCCAATATGTTTACGCTCATCGGCCTCGGCACGGGTGTGGCTTATGGCTACAGTGTCATAGCGGTTCTCTTTCCCGGGGTCTTTCCCTCTTCCTTTCGTGGGGAAGGTGGAAGGGTGGGTCTTTACTTCGAGGCCGCGGCCGTCATCGAGACCCTGGTGCTGTTGGGTCAGGTGCTTGAGTTGAGGGCCCGGAGCAGGACCGGGGCGGCCATCAAGGTTCTTCTGGGTCTTGCCCCGAAGACAGCACGGCGAATCGAGGAGGGGAAGGAGGAGGATATTCCCCTCGACCGGGTGGCCGTTGGCGATCTTCTCCGGGTCCGCCCCGGCGAGAAAATCCCGGTGGATGGGATAGTCGTTGAAGGGTTCAGCGCAGTAGACGAATCCATGGTCACCGGAGAGCCGGTTCCGGTCCGGAAAGAAAAAGGCGACCGGGTAATCGGGGCTACGGTGAACGTCACGGGCGGCTTTATTATGCAAGCAGAGAAGGTGGGGGCGGAAACGCTTCTGTCCCGGATCGTCCAAATGGTGGCCGAGGCCCAGAGGAGCCGGGCTCCCATCCAGAAGATGGCCGATGCCGTGGCAGGTTACTTTGTTCAGGCAGTAGTAGGGATTGCCTTCCTCACTTTCGTCATCTGGGCCTGGATAGGGCCTGAGCCCCGTATGGCCCTGGCCCTGATCAATGCGGTGGCCGTTTTGATCATCGCCTGTCCCTGTGCCCTGGGACTGGCCACCCCCATGTCGATTATGGTGGCCATGGGAAAAGGGGCCATGACTGGAGTGCTCTTTAAGAACGCCGAAGCCATTGAGGTCATGAAGAAAGTAGACACCCTGGTGGTGGACAAGACCGGGACGCTCACCATCGGCAAGCCAAAGCTGGTTGAGGTGGCGGCCGCCCGAGGGTTTGAAGAGAAGGAGATTCTCCGTTTGGCAGCGAGCCTCGAACGGGGCAGCGAACATCCCCTGGGAGCCGCGATCGTGAGCGGCGCCGGGGAAAGGGGTGTAAGCCCGGGAACTGTAGAGACCTTTCAGTCCGTCACGGGAAAGGGGGTGATCGGCAGGGTCGACGGGAAAGAGGTGCGTCTCGGCAACCGCTTGTTTCTCGATGAACTGGGAATTGAAAGCCAGGCCCTTTCAGACCAGGCGGAGGATATGCGCGGGCAGGGCGAAACCGTCATGTTCATCGCAATTGATGGGAGAATCGCCGGCCTGCTGGGTGTCGCCGATCCGATCAAAGAAACAACGCCCGAGGCTATCCGCCTGCTCCAGGGCGATGGGTTGCGCATCGTGATGGTTACGGGAGACAGCCGGACGACAGCCGAGGCGGTGTCGAAAAAACTCGGTCTGGACGAGGTTGTCGCGGAAGTCCTGCCTGACCAAAAGGCCGTCATTGTCAAACAGCTTCAGGCCCGGGGCAGGATCGTAGCCATGGCCGGGGACGGCATCAACGATGCTCCTGCACTGGCGCAAGCCCATGTGGGTGTTGCCATGGGCACCGGCACCGATGTGGCCATAGAAAGTGCCGGCGTTACCCTGGTGAAAGGCGACCTCCGGGGGATAGCCCGGGCCAGGGCCCTCAGCCGCGCCACCATGCGGAACATCAAGGAAAACCTCTTTTTCGCCCTGATTTATAACGCCCTGGGCGTACCCATCGCCGCCGGTATTCTTTATCCATTCACGGGGATTCCCTTGCGCCCCGTCTTTGCGGCCGCGGCAATGAGCTTCAGTTCCGTTTCGGTCGTCGGCAATGCCCTGAGATTAAAACGAACAAAGCTTTAA
- a CDS encoding glycosyltransferase, whose amino-acid sequence MKLLRHSEIRQIDDYEKLVGPEAIERIRKKASTLRHLHVANINSTYYGGGVAELLRSLTLLMNSIGIRAGWRVIQGAPDFFTITKKMHNALQGAEINLSARKMDIYEEVIYENSIRNHLERHNMVVIHDPQPLPMINHYKKNGPWIWRCHVDLSNPNKKLWNYLLPFINRYDAVIFSIEEYRKKLRTPQLFFMPAIDPFSILNREMGGEEIKERLDHYNIPTDLPLIVQISRFDRWKDPQGVIKVFKRARREVEATLVLLGNVATDDPEGMEVYESLLNYREDRIIILSCQDSALVNALQRKASIVLQKSIREGFGLTVAEAMWKGTPVIGGNTGGIRYQIQDGVNGFLVSNIKEAAERVVHLVKDKKLQERMGKKGREMVRKNFLLTRYLEQYLDLFNSFETIYRLKGKSFS is encoded by the coding sequence ATGAAATTGCTGAGACATTCCGAAATCAGGCAGATCGATGACTATGAGAAACTGGTCGGGCCGGAGGCCATTGAACGGATCAGGAAAAAGGCCAGCACCCTCCGGCATCTCCATGTGGCCAATATCAATTCTACCTATTACGGAGGGGGTGTGGCGGAACTCCTGAGATCACTTACCCTCCTGATGAACAGTATCGGCATCAGGGCGGGATGGAGGGTCATTCAAGGCGCCCCGGATTTTTTCACCATCACCAAAAAGATGCACAATGCCCTTCAGGGAGCGGAGATCAACCTCAGCGCTCGCAAGATGGACATCTATGAAGAGGTCATTTACGAAAATTCCATACGGAACCATCTGGAGCGCCACAATATGGTCGTTATCCATGATCCGCAGCCCCTTCCCATGATCAATCACTACAAGAAAAACGGACCCTGGATCTGGAGATGTCATGTAGACCTCTCCAATCCCAATAAGAAGTTGTGGAATTATCTCCTCCCTTTCATTAACCGATACGATGCTGTAATTTTCAGCATTGAAGAGTATAGAAAAAAGCTCAGAACGCCGCAGCTTTTTTTTATGCCGGCCATTGATCCCTTTTCCATTTTGAACAGGGAGATGGGCGGGGAAGAGATCAAAGAACGCCTCGATCATTATAATATTCCAACCGACCTGCCTCTCATCGTGCAAATTTCCCGTTTCGATCGCTGGAAAGATCCCCAGGGGGTGATCAAGGTATTTAAAAGAGCCAGGAGGGAGGTGGAGGCCACGCTGGTTCTTCTGGGGAATGTGGCGACAGACGATCCCGAAGGAATGGAGGTTTACGAATCCCTTCTGAATTACCGCGAGGATCGGATTATCATTTTAAGCTGTCAGGACTCGGCGCTGGTAAATGCCCTTCAACGAAAAGCTTCTATTGTTCTCCAGAAGTCGATTCGGGAGGGCTTTGGTTTGACCGTGGCCGAGGCCATGTGGAAAGGGACACCGGTGATCGGAGGAAATACCGGTGGCATCCGATATCAGATCCAGGATGGTGTGAACGGTTTTCTTGTTTCAAACATTAAGGAGGCGGCCGAGAGAGTGGTTCATCTGGTCAAAGATAAAAAATTGCAGGAACGGATGGGCAAGAAAGGAAGGGAGATGGTCAGGAAAAATTTTCTTCTCACCCGTTACCTGGAGCAATATCTCGATCTGTTTAATTCTTTTGAAACCATCTATCGACTGAAAGGAAAAAGTTTTAGTTAA
- the treZ gene encoding malto-oligosyltrehalose trehalohydrolase, giving the protein METDREIWALELGARALKEGVRFKVWAPKASRLSLKVPEKYKEIPMDPEGRGYFTAWAEELGPGARYYYLLDGIRPRPDPVSRYQPGGVDGASEVIDPSAFEWQDLLWPGLPLEELLLYEIHTGVFTPEGTFEAIIPHLDYLKDELGITAIELMPVAQFPGRRNWGYDGTYLFAPQNSYGGPFGLKALINACHQKGLGVFLDVVYNHLWPEGNNLGEFVPYFTDRYKTPWGQAVNLDGPESDQVRRFIIDNALYWVTEYHLDGLRIDAVQGIFDFSARHILDELKKAVQQQAGKLGRQVAVIAESDLNDVRIINSPQRGGYGLDAQWNDDFHHSLHALLTRERDGYYRDFGDISHLAKAVRQGFVYSGQFSPYRRRRHGSPSGHLPPAKFVVFSQNHDQVGNRVEGERLSALVSFEALKLAAGLVLLSANIPLLFMGEEYGEKAPFFYFISLSDPVLSAAVRQGREEALPASFDRQAAADPQDRTSFLRSKIHPELRRQGNHKTLFEFYQTLIRLRKETPALSHLKKKGRGIRTWPEKQTLVMFRRYEEEQTACFFNFHEKPQRIQTILGPGIWEKTLDSSSKKWLGPGSVSPDRIQSKGMRIFLEMNAQSLVLYRHPES; this is encoded by the coding sequence ATGGAGACTGACCGGGAAATTTGGGCCTTGGAATTGGGGGCCAGGGCCTTAAAGGAAGGCGTTCGATTTAAAGTCTGGGCACCCAAGGCCTCCCGCCTCTCCCTGAAGGTCCCCGAAAAATACAAAGAAATCCCCATGGATCCCGAGGGCCGGGGATATTTTACCGCCTGGGCCGAGGAACTCGGGCCGGGGGCAAGGTATTATTATCTTCTTGACGGAATCCGGCCGCGTCCCGACCCGGTTTCCCGCTATCAACCCGGGGGGGTGGATGGGGCTTCTGAGGTCATCGATCCTTCGGCCTTTGAATGGCAGGACCTTTTATGGCCGGGCCTTCCTTTAGAGGAACTGCTTCTTTATGAGATACACACCGGCGTCTTTACCCCCGAGGGGACTTTTGAAGCGATCATTCCTCATCTGGATTATCTGAAGGATGAACTGGGGATAACCGCTATCGAGCTGATGCCGGTGGCCCAATTTCCCGGCCGCAGAAATTGGGGTTATGACGGGACTTACCTCTTTGCCCCGCAAAACAGCTATGGGGGACCATTCGGCTTAAAGGCCTTGATCAACGCCTGCCACCAAAAGGGATTGGGGGTGTTTTTGGATGTGGTTTACAACCACCTGTGGCCGGAAGGGAACAATCTTGGAGAATTCGTCCCTTACTTCACCGACCGGTATAAGACCCCCTGGGGGCAGGCTGTCAACCTGGACGGACCGGAAAGTGATCAGGTCCGCCGGTTTATCATCGATAATGCCCTTTATTGGGTGACCGAGTATCATCTGGACGGGCTGCGGATCGACGCCGTGCAGGGGATCTTTGATTTCAGCGCCCGGCATATCCTTGATGAGCTGAAAAAGGCTGTTCAACAACAGGCCGGGAAGTTGGGGCGACAGGTGGCTGTGATAGCCGAAAGCGATCTGAATGACGTGCGGATTATCAACTCCCCTCAAAGGGGAGGATACGGTCTGGATGCCCAATGGAATGATGATTTTCATCATTCTCTGCATGCCCTCCTGACCAGGGAACGGGACGGTTATTACAGGGACTTTGGGGATATCAGCCATCTGGCCAAGGCCGTCCGCCAGGGGTTTGTTTACAGCGGTCAGTTTTCTCCCTATCGCCGGCGGCGGCACGGCAGCCCATCGGGCCACCTTCCGCCGGCCAAGTTCGTCGTTTTTTCCCAGAATCATGATCAGGTGGGAAATCGGGTTGAAGGGGAGCGGCTCAGCGCCCTGGTATCCTTTGAAGCCTTAAAGCTGGCCGCCGGCCTCGTGCTGCTCTCGGCCAATATCCCCCTTTTGTTCATGGGAGAGGAATATGGCGAAAAGGCCCCCTTTTTCTATTTCATCAGCCTGTCGGATCCGGTGTTGAGCGCGGCCGTCCGCCAGGGGAGGGAAGAAGCCCTTCCCGCCTCTTTTGACCGTCAGGCAGCGGCCGATCCCCAGGACAGGACCTCTTTTCTCCGCTCCAAAATTCATCCTGAGCTGCGTCGCCAGGGAAATCATAAAACCCTGTTTGAATTTTATCAGACCCTCATCCGTCTTCGAAAAGAAACTCCGGCCTTATCCCATCTGAAGAAAAAGGGCCGGGGAATCAGGACCTGGCCGGAAAAGCAAACTTTAGTCATGTTCCGCCGCTATGAAGAGGAACAAACGGCCTGCTTTTTCAATTTCCATGAGAAGCCCCAAAGGATTCAAACCATCCTTGGGCCGGGGATCTGGGAAAAGACCCTGGATTCCTCTTCCAAGAAATGGCTGGGTCCTGGGAGTGTAAGTCCGGACCGTATTCAATCCAAGGGAATGAGGATCTTTCTGGAAATGAACGCCCAAAGCCTGGTCCTTTACCGCCATCCCGAATCCTGA